A window of the Egibacter rhizosphaerae genome harbors these coding sequences:
- a CDS encoding NADH-quinone oxidoreductase subunit A, with amino-acid sequence MLAEYLPLVLLFVVAVAFVGLSLLVSARLGPTAPNPTKHAAYESGIIPEVETDPRNSRFTVRFYVIAMLFIIFDIEAVFLYPWAVVLGDLGWYGFWAMAIFMVLLFESYYYVLRRGGLEWE; translated from the coding sequence ATGCTCGCCGAGTACCTGCCGCTGGTGCTGCTGTTCGTCGTGGCCGTCGCGTTCGTCGGCCTCTCGTTGCTCGTGTCCGCGCGGCTCGGCCCGACGGCGCCGAACCCGACCAAGCACGCGGCCTACGAGTCGGGGATCATCCCGGAGGTCGAGACGGACCCGCGCAACAGCCGGTTCACGGTCCGCTTCTACGTCATCGCGATGCTCTTCATCATCTTCGACATCGAGGCGGTCTTCCTCTACCCGTGGGCGGTCGTGCTGGGTGACCTCGGGTGGTACGGCTTCTGGGCGATGGCGATTTTCATGGTGCTCTTGTTCGAGAGCTACTACTACGTGCTCCGTCGAGGTGGGTTGGAATGGGAGTAA
- the nuoH gene encoding NADH-quinone oxidoreductase subunit NuoH has protein sequence MDLTDVLIALLVVLAGFGLWLTGTALTIWGERRVVAKMQTRIGPNRVGPLGILQTLADGIKLFFKEDITPEAADKFTYYVAPMLSAVVAMLTFAVIPFGGTFEVGDREVTMQIWDPEIGLLWVLAMSSLSVYGIALGGWASGSKYPLLGGVRSSAQMISYELAMGLGLAAVFIWTGTLQVSEIVEAQSGTFFGFLPAWNIGPQIFAFVLFFVAAVAETQRPPFDLPEAEGELVAGFVTEYSGAKFAMFFLGEFMQMVTMSAVTVTVFFGGPNGPLFGLEGTLLGALLAHFYFLIKTVAFVFVFIWLRGTLPRFTYNRLMDLGWKVFLPLGLLWVMLTAAIVVAQETLAQDELLFGIGVVLAVLIALLLVSMLFERRGPEPEDEDAEPTDQSALPSAAETAREAAERRGAKQIEVDV, from the coding sequence ATGGACCTGACCGATGTCCTGATCGCGTTGCTGGTCGTCCTCGCGGGCTTCGGGCTGTGGCTGACCGGCACGGCGCTCACCATCTGGGGCGAGCGACGCGTCGTCGCCAAGATGCAGACCCGCATCGGCCCGAACCGCGTCGGCCCGCTCGGCATCCTCCAGACCCTGGCCGACGGGATCAAGCTGTTCTTCAAGGAGGACATCACCCCGGAGGCCGCCGACAAGTTCACCTACTACGTGGCCCCGATGCTCTCCGCGGTCGTCGCGATGCTCACGTTCGCGGTGATCCCGTTCGGCGGCACGTTCGAGGTGGGTGACCGCGAGGTCACCATGCAGATCTGGGACCCCGAGATCGGGCTGCTCTGGGTCCTCGCGATGAGCTCGCTCAGCGTGTACGGCATCGCGCTCGGCGGGTGGGCGTCCGGTTCCAAGTACCCGCTGCTCGGCGGGGTGCGGTCCAGCGCCCAGATGATCAGCTACGAGCTGGCCATGGGCCTCGGCCTCGCCGCCGTGTTCATCTGGACCGGCACCCTGCAGGTGTCCGAGATCGTCGAGGCCCAGTCCGGCACGTTCTTCGGCTTCCTGCCCGCCTGGAACATCGGGCCGCAGATCTTCGCGTTCGTGCTGTTCTTCGTGGCGGCGGTCGCCGAGACTCAGCGCCCCCCGTTCGACCTCCCCGAGGCCGAGGGCGAGCTCGTGGCCGGTTTCGTGACCGAGTACTCGGGCGCGAAGTTCGCTATGTTCTTCCTCGGCGAGTTCATGCAGATGGTCACGATGAGCGCCGTCACGGTGACGGTCTTCTTCGGCGGCCCGAACGGCCCGTTGTTCGGGCTCGAGGGGACGCTGCTGGGCGCCCTGCTCGCGCACTTCTACTTCCTCATCAAGACCGTGGCCTTCGTGTTCGTGTTCATCTGGCTGCGCGGTACGCTGCCGCGGTTCACCTACAACCGACTCATGGACCTCGGCTGGAAGGTCTTCCTGCCGCTCGGGCTGCTGTGGGTCATGCTCACCGCCGCGATCGTCGTCGCGCAGGAGACGCTCGCGCAGGACGAGCTGCTGTTCGGCATCGGCGTGGTGCTGGCGGTCCTCATCGCTCTACTCCTCGTCAGCATGCTGTTCGAGCGCCGCGGGCCCGAGCCGGAGGACGAGGACGCGGAACCCACCGATCAGTCGGCGCTGCCGTCGGCTGCAGAGACCGCTCGGGAGGCCGCCGAGCGGCGTGGCGCGAAGCAGATCGAAGTCGACGTCTGA
- the nuoF gene encoding NADH-quinone oxidoreductase subunit NuoF has protein sequence MSEPVAVLSSRYDVEDAHTLEGYKRTGGYTALPQALETDPAELRQTVKDAGLRGRGGAGFPTGVKWGFMPVDQTDKSVYLVVNADESEPGTFKDRELMERDPHQLLEGIAISCHALKSERAFIYIRGEYLFPGMRLEEAIAEAYRHNYLGDDILGSGVNVHVTVHYGAGAYICGEETALLDSLEGRRGQPRLRPPFPAAAGLYASPTAVNNVETIANVPWIVERGVDWFKSLGTEKAPGTKLVCVSGEVNRPGNYEWPMGATLREILEVSCEGMLEGRELKFWAPGGSSTPLLTADHQDVGLDFESIAEAGSLLGTAAVVVCSHKTSAIQAAYNWTKFYEHESCGKCTPCREGAFWLSQVYERMLAGGGRWQDLRILDEVCDNIFGRAFCALGDAIASPIQSSLQYFRDEYEHLIEHGRLPDGLEPHAGVIADNAQSSRPTAYAVPRDPTPAG, from the coding sequence ATGAGTGAACCCGTCGCGGTGCTGTCCTCGCGGTACGACGTCGAGGACGCTCACACCCTCGAGGGCTACAAGCGCACGGGCGGCTACACCGCCCTGCCGCAGGCGCTCGAGACCGATCCCGCCGAGCTACGCCAGACCGTGAAGGACGCGGGGCTGCGTGGACGCGGCGGTGCGGGCTTCCCCACGGGTGTGAAGTGGGGGTTCATGCCGGTCGATCAGACCGACAAGTCGGTGTACCTCGTCGTCAACGCCGACGAGTCCGAGCCCGGGACCTTCAAGGACCGGGAGCTGATGGAGCGGGACCCCCACCAGCTGCTCGAGGGCATCGCGATCAGCTGCCACGCGCTGAAGAGCGAGCGCGCCTTCATCTACATCCGCGGGGAGTACCTGTTCCCGGGGATGCGCCTCGAGGAGGCGATCGCCGAGGCGTACCGCCACAACTACCTCGGCGACGACATCCTCGGCAGCGGCGTCAACGTCCACGTCACGGTCCACTACGGCGCCGGTGCGTACATCTGCGGCGAGGAGACCGCGCTCCTCGACTCCCTCGAGGGCCGTCGCGGCCAGCCCCGGCTGCGCCCGCCCTTCCCCGCGGCCGCCGGCCTCTACGCCTCCCCGACGGCCGTGAACAACGTCGAGACCATCGCGAACGTGCCGTGGATCGTCGAGCGCGGGGTCGACTGGTTCAAGTCGCTCGGCACCGAGAAGGCGCCCGGCACGAAGCTCGTGTGCGTCTCGGGCGAGGTGAACCGCCCCGGCAACTACGAGTGGCCGATGGGCGCGACCCTGCGCGAGATCCTCGAGGTCTCGTGCGAGGGGATGCTCGAGGGGCGCGAGCTCAAGTTCTGGGCGCCCGGTGGCTCGTCGACCCCGCTGCTCACCGCCGACCACCAGGACGTCGGGCTCGACTTCGAGTCGATCGCCGAGGCCGGCAGCCTGCTCGGGACGGCTGCGGTGGTGGTCTGCAGCCACAAGACCAGCGCGATCCAGGCGGCCTACAACTGGACGAAGTTCTACGAACACGAGTCCTGCGGCAAGTGCACGCCCTGCCGCGAGGGGGCCTTCTGGCTCAGCCAGGTCTACGAACGCATGCTCGCCGGCGGTGGCCGGTGGCAGGATTTGCGGATCCTGGACGAAGTCTGCGACAACATCTTCGGCCGTGCGTTCTGTGCGCTCGGTGACGCGATCGCGAGCCCGATCCAGTCGTCGCTCCAGTACTTCCGCGACGAGTACGAGCACCTGATCGAGCACGGGCGGTTGCCCGACGGCCTGGAGCCGCACGCGGGCGTGATCGCCGACAACGCACAGTCGAGCCGACCGACCGCGTACGCCGTGCCGCGCGACCCGACCCCCGCGGGCTAG
- a CDS encoding NADH-quinone oxidoreductase subunit D, which translates to MTDTHGESGPDRTREGPVWQGEEQPGSLARTGESDYLVVGGEWQDLPEAVEDDTMVINMGPQHPSTHGVLRLVLTLDGETVLSNDPVIGYLHTGIEKNTEYRPWVQGVTFVTRMDYLSPLFNELGYCLATERILGIEEEVPERAQAIRVILTELNRVSSHMVWLATGGMELGSTTAMIFGFRERESVLDIFEHVTGLRMNHGFIRPGGLANDVPDTFDARVRQVISELRQRIDEIEDLLTKNPIWIERNKGVGIMDAETCLDYGATGPVLRSAGIAHDLRKAQPYCGIEQYDFEVPITDTADSYGRYLIRVQEVRESLSIVEQALDRLPGGRVMVDDDKIAWPAQLGLGPDGLGNTEEYISKIMGQSMEALIHHFKIVTEGFTAPPGQAYAAVESPRGELGYHITSNGTNKPYRVRVRDPSFIHIGALDPLSRGLGVADIIVAVASVDPVMGGVDR; encoded by the coding sequence ATGACCGACACACACGGCGAGTCCGGGCCGGACCGCACCCGCGAGGGCCCCGTCTGGCAGGGCGAGGAGCAGCCCGGCTCGCTCGCGCGCACGGGCGAGAGCGACTACCTCGTCGTCGGCGGCGAATGGCAGGACCTGCCCGAGGCCGTCGAGGACGACACGATGGTCATCAACATGGGGCCGCAGCACCCCTCGACCCACGGGGTGCTGCGCCTGGTCCTCACCCTCGACGGCGAGACGGTGCTCTCGAACGACCCGGTGATCGGCTACCTGCACACGGGCATCGAGAAGAACACCGAGTACCGACCGTGGGTGCAGGGGGTCACGTTCGTCACGCGGATGGACTACCTCTCGCCCCTGTTCAACGAGCTCGGGTACTGCCTCGCGACCGAGCGCATCCTCGGCATCGAGGAGGAGGTCCCCGAGCGGGCGCAGGCGATCCGGGTGATCCTCACCGAGCTGAACCGCGTCTCCAGCCACATGGTGTGGCTCGCGACCGGCGGGATGGAGCTCGGATCGACCACCGCGATGATCTTCGGGTTCCGCGAGCGCGAGAGCGTGCTCGACATCTTCGAGCACGTCACCGGCCTGCGGATGAACCACGGGTTCATCCGTCCGGGCGGGCTGGCCAACGACGTGCCCGACACGTTCGACGCGCGGGTGCGGCAGGTCATCAGCGAGCTGCGTCAGCGCATCGACGAGATCGAGGACCTGCTCACCAAGAACCCGATCTGGATCGAGCGCAACAAGGGCGTCGGCATCATGGACGCCGAGACGTGCCTCGACTACGGCGCGACCGGGCCGGTGCTGCGCAGCGCGGGCATCGCCCACGACCTGCGCAAGGCCCAGCCCTACTGCGGCATCGAGCAGTACGACTTCGAGGTGCCGATCACCGACACCGCGGACTCGTACGGCCGCTACCTGATCCGCGTGCAGGAGGTGCGCGAGTCGCTCTCGATCGTCGAGCAAGCGCTCGACCGCCTGCCCGGCGGCCGGGTCATGGTCGACGACGACAAGATCGCCTGGCCCGCCCAGCTCGGCCTCGGACCGGACGGCCTCGGCAACACCGAGGAGTACATCTCGAAGATCATGGGCCAGTCCATGGAGGCCCTGATCCACCACTTCAAGATCGTGACCGAGGGCTTCACCGCCCCGCCCGGGCAGGCGTACGCGGCGGTCGAGTCGCCGCGCGGCGAGCTCGGCTACCACATCACCTCGAACGGCACGAACAAGCCGTACCGGGTCAGGGTGCGCGACCCGAGCTTCATCCACATCGGCGCCCTCGACCCGCTCTCCCGGGGGCTCGGGGTGGCCGACATCATCGTGGCCGTGGCGAGCGTCGACCCGGTCATGGGCGGCGTCGACCGGTAG
- the nuoK gene encoding NADH-quinone oxidoreductase subunit NuoK, translating to MLAVPAGWYLLLAAALFTVGLVGVLVRRNIIVMLMCVELMLNSVNLTLVTFSRVHGTLDGQVLTFFVMVVAAAEVTVGLALVVNLFRLRASTDADDVDALRA from the coding sequence ATGCTCGCAGTACCCGCCGGTTGGTATCTGCTGCTCGCCGCCGCGCTGTTCACCGTCGGCCTGGTCGGCGTGCTCGTGCGGCGCAACATCATCGTCATGCTGATGTGCGTCGAGTTGATGCTGAACAGCGTCAACCTCACGCTCGTCACGTTCTCGCGCGTCCACGGCACGCTCGATGGCCAGGTGCTGACCTTCTTCGTGATGGTCGTCGCCGCCGCCGAGGTGACGGTCGGGCTCGCGCTCGTGGTCAACCTGTTCCGCTTGCGTGCGTCCACCGACGCCGACGACGTCGACGCCCTGCGGGCCTAG
- a CDS encoding NADH-quinone oxidoreductase subunit C: MSEADGDEVERHDPEVPATKPQPSKHRMGGPGTANPNMAGGEATQLRELWREDTHELDPELAALRDHIFAAFGDLDTEVFRGELTFLVEPERLPDLVRFCKEDADVRCELLSDLSGVHWPGGSRVERAAETTGWPNYETEESEGRIEVDYIMRSITHNHVFRIRTHVSDEEPRMGTVTDLYSAALFMEREVYDMFGVVFEGHPELVRILMPEEWEGHPHRKDYPLGGVEIQYKGGSISPPDQRQY, from the coding sequence ATGAGCGAGGCCGACGGCGATGAGGTCGAGCGTCACGACCCGGAGGTGCCGGCGACGAAACCGCAGCCGTCCAAGCACCGCATGGGCGGCCCCGGCACCGCGAACCCGAACATGGCCGGGGGCGAGGCGACGCAGCTGCGCGAGCTGTGGCGCGAGGACACCCACGAGCTCGATCCCGAGCTCGCGGCGCTGCGCGATCACATCTTCGCGGCCTTCGGCGACCTCGACACCGAGGTGTTCCGCGGCGAGCTGACGTTCCTCGTCGAGCCCGAGCGCCTGCCCGACCTCGTGCGGTTCTGCAAGGAAGACGCGGACGTGCGCTGCGAGCTCCTGAGCGATCTCTCGGGGGTGCATTGGCCCGGGGGGAGCCGGGTGGAACGCGCGGCCGAGACCACGGGGTGGCCCAACTACGAGACCGAGGAGTCGGAGGGGCGCATCGAGGTCGACTACATCATGCGCTCGATCACCCACAACCACGTGTTCCGGATCCGCACCCACGTGTCGGACGAGGAGCCCAGGATGGGCACGGTCACCGATCTCTACTCGGCGGCCCTGTTCATGGAGCGCGAGGTCTACGACATGTTCGGGGTCGTGTTCGAGGGGCACCCGGAGCTGGTCCGCATCCTCATGCCCGAGGAGTGGGAGGGCCACCCCCACCGCAAGGACTATCCCCTCGGGGGCGTCGAGATCCAGTACAAGGGTGGCTCGATCTCCCCGCCCGACCAGCGCCAGTACTAG
- the nuoE gene encoding NADH-quinone oxidoreductase subunit NuoE: MAFTPELRERAEELVGRYPEKRSAVLPLLHLVQHQDGYISDDGVAEISELTDFTKAEVGAVATFYTMYKREPMGRHLVSVCTNFSCVVRGGKEVYQRLSEKLGVGHEETTEDGAITLEHAECLGNCEGAPLVTVDYYNYECLTPEQAEELVDKLVAGEDVPPPTRGRVPEGIRHVSHRLAGLGDADDPDGEIARANRAARAHHGGSTPLTTATSGPGHVPATIVPSYSDEDEAERERARAQVRETGADPGVLEGAAGPGAREFPTRDPDAVAQRPGEAPGETEHREAGIPGREGERTGADDENEGDANE, from the coding sequence GTGGCATTCACCCCCGAGCTGCGCGAGCGAGCCGAGGAGCTCGTCGGGCGCTATCCCGAGAAGCGCTCCGCGGTGCTGCCGCTGCTGCATCTCGTCCAGCACCAGGACGGTTACATCAGCGACGACGGCGTCGCCGAGATCTCCGAGCTCACGGATTTCACCAAAGCCGAGGTGGGTGCGGTGGCGACCTTCTACACGATGTACAAGCGTGAGCCGATGGGCCGCCACCTCGTCAGCGTGTGCACGAACTTCTCGTGCGTGGTGCGCGGGGGCAAGGAGGTGTACCAGCGCCTGTCGGAGAAGCTCGGCGTCGGCCACGAGGAGACGACCGAGGACGGGGCGATCACCCTCGAGCACGCGGAGTGCCTGGGCAACTGCGAGGGCGCGCCCCTCGTCACCGTCGACTACTACAACTACGAGTGCCTCACCCCCGAACAGGCCGAGGAGCTCGTCGACAAGCTCGTGGCGGGCGAGGACGTGCCACCGCCGACCCGCGGCCGGGTGCCCGAGGGCATCCGCCACGTGTCGCACCGTCTGGCGGGCCTCGGCGACGCGGACGACCCCGATGGCGAGATCGCTCGGGCCAACCGCGCCGCGCGGGCGCACCACGGGGGGTCCACGCCGCTCACGACCGCGACGAGCGGCCCCGGCCACGTGCCGGCGACGATCGTGCCGAGCTACTCCGACGAGGACGAGGCCGAGCGCGAGCGGGCGCGCGCGCAGGTGCGCGAGACCGGTGCCGACCCCGGTGTGCTTGAGGGGGCCGCCGGCCCCGGCGCGCGGGAGTTCCCCACCCGGGACCCCGACGCGGTGGCGCAGCGCCCGGGCGAGGCTCCCGGCGAGACCGAGCACCGCGAGGCCGGCATCCCCGGGCGGGAAGGCGAGCGCACCGGCGCGGACGACGAGAACGAAGGGGACGCAAATGAGTGA
- the nuoI gene encoding NADH-quinone oxidoreductase subunit NuoI produces MFNALRKGFGLTAKTMFRPAVTTEYPDVKRQVQPRFHGRHVLNRYPDGLEKCIGCELCAWACPADAIWVEGADNTPGARYSPGERYGAIYQINYLRCIFCGLCIEACPTRSLTMTHEYELSADRREDLIFTKDQLLAPLPEGAKPPPHTDEEVRARGITYYPGAQSQDPLATKEHSEETAAHRAMLDPALMQLSDVEYNHVERDRNIWTEYEEPQGELSDSEEGS; encoded by the coding sequence ATGTTCAACGCACTGCGCAAGGGATTCGGCCTCACCGCGAAGACGATGTTCCGTCCCGCGGTGACGACCGAGTACCCCGACGTGAAGCGTCAGGTCCAGCCGCGCTTCCACGGCCGGCACGTCCTGAACCGCTACCCCGATGGGCTCGAGAAGTGCATCGGCTGCGAGCTGTGCGCGTGGGCGTGTCCCGCCGACGCGATCTGGGTCGAGGGCGCGGACAACACGCCCGGCGCCCGCTACTCGCCGGGGGAGCGCTACGGCGCGATCTATCAGATCAACTACCTGCGCTGCATCTTCTGTGGCCTGTGCATCGAGGCGTGCCCGACCCGCTCGCTCACCATGACCCACGAGTACGAGCTGTCCGCTGATCGCCGCGAGGACTTGATCTTCACCAAGGACCAGCTGCTCGCGCCGCTGCCCGAGGGCGCGAAGCCTCCGCCGCACACCGACGAGGAGGTGCGGGCCCGCGGCATAACGTACTACCCCGGCGCGCAGTCGCAGGACCCGCTCGCGACGAAGGAGCACAGCGAGGAGACCGCCGCGCACCGCGCGATGCTCGACCCCGCCCTCATGCAGCTGTCGGACGTCGAGTACAACCACGTCGAGCGGGACCGCAACATCTGGACGGAGTACGAGGAGCCGCAGGGCGAGCTCAGCGACAGTGAGGAGGGATCGTGA
- a CDS encoding geranylgeranyl reductase family protein produces the protein MSEHPITHADAVVVGAGPGGSAAARFLADAGRDVVVLEKASFPRDKVCGDALTPRAVRALEQLGLHEEAAGEPDGWVAQSGLRMYGGRTVLDLPWPEVGGWPTHSVTATRSLFDHTLAEHAVKGGAQLWERTEATAPVWLSDRQERVAGVTYRTRDREDGATEEGTVRAPLVILADGNSSRMAVALGLHRDASRPMGVAVRAYYESPRAEMDRMEGFLEMRTPPEEGARYEDGDLLPAYGWIFPLDDGVVNVGWGLLDSSPHFRSINYRKVLEAWVDQFPAEWGITPETRTGGVRSAGLPMAHNRHPMLHRGALLVGDSAGMVNPFNGEGISYAIEAAAFAAEVGDEAIARGSDAPLSRYPELVQGEWGGYYTLGRTFTWLMGHPTVMRVCRDYGMPRRRLMDFVFRTMAHLVSPRSRDATDLILNSLSRAVPAA, from the coding sequence ATGAGCGAGCACCCGATCACGCACGCCGACGCCGTCGTGGTCGGCGCGGGCCCGGGAGGCAGCGCGGCGGCCCGATTCCTCGCCGATGCGGGCCGCGACGTCGTCGTCCTCGAGAAGGCGTCCTTCCCACGCGACAAGGTGTGCGGCGACGCGCTCACGCCGCGGGCGGTGCGGGCGCTCGAGCAGCTGGGCCTGCACGAGGAGGCGGCCGGGGAGCCCGACGGCTGGGTGGCGCAGTCCGGGTTGCGCATGTACGGGGGCAGGACGGTCCTCGACCTCCCCTGGCCCGAGGTCGGCGGCTGGCCCACCCATTCGGTGACCGCCACCCGTTCGCTCTTCGACCACACCCTCGCCGAGCACGCGGTCAAGGGCGGGGCGCAGCTCTGGGAGCGCACCGAGGCGACCGCGCCGGTCTGGCTGTCGGACCGGCAGGAGCGTGTGGCCGGCGTGACCTACCGCACACGCGACCGCGAGGACGGCGCCACCGAGGAGGGCACCGTCCGCGCGCCGCTCGTGATCCTCGCGGACGGCAACTCGAGCCGCATGGCGGTCGCGCTGGGGCTGCACCGCGACGCGTCCCGCCCCATGGGCGTCGCGGTGCGCGCGTACTACGAGAGCCCCCGCGCGGAGATGGACCGCATGGAGGGGTTCCTCGAGATGCGCACGCCCCCCGAGGAGGGCGCCCGTTACGAGGACGGCGATCTTCTGCCCGCCTACGGGTGGATCTTCCCGCTCGACGACGGGGTGGTGAACGTGGGTTGGGGGCTGCTCGATTCCAGCCCGCACTTCCGCTCGATCAACTACCGCAAGGTGTTGGAGGCCTGGGTCGACCAGTTCCCCGCCGAGTGGGGCATCACCCCCGAGACGCGGACCGGCGGCGTCCGCAGCGCCGGGCTGCCGATGGCGCACAACCGACACCCGATGCTCCACCGCGGCGCCCTGCTGGTGGGCGACAGCGCCGGCATGGTCAACCCCTTCAACGGGGAGGGGATCAGCTACGCCATCGAGGCGGCCGCGTTCGCCGCCGAGGTCGGGGACGAGGCCATCGCGCGCGGTTCGGACGCGCCCCTCTCGCGCTATCCCGAGCTCGTGCAGGGCGAGTGGGGCGGGTACTACACCCTGGGGCGGACATTCACGTGGCTCATGGGGCACCCCACGGTGATGCGGGTCTGCCGCGACTACGGGATGCCGCGGCGCCGCCTCATGGACTTCGTGTTCCGCACCATGGCGCACCTCGTGAGCCCGCGCAGTCGGGACGCGACCGACCTGATCCTGAACAGCCTCTCGCGGGCGGTGCCGGCCGCATGA
- a CDS encoding NADH-quinone oxidoreductase subunit J, whose product MTPVLAQAAEAAQASGSAELYAFVIIGALSLGSAIAMVMMRNAVHSALMLVLNLFTIAAFYAMLEAQFLAVIQIIVYAGAIVVLFLFVIMLLGVGGGQAFTGRLRGQKVAAVLLGLALFSVLAGITGPYWGEAAACNLPFEVRAEGDGLLCEGLAEANAEGNVRGVGLLIFTDYVWPFEVMSVLLVIAALGAMVLGKRYEDPADVVDQPAAAVPATRGPSTAGTASASAAGSAADEPGARAEDASPPDTDDEDDVRGEGR is encoded by the coding sequence GTGACGCCCGTCCTCGCCCAGGCCGCCGAGGCGGCGCAAGCGAGCGGCAGCGCCGAGCTGTACGCCTTCGTGATCATCGGCGCGCTGTCCCTCGGCTCCGCGATCGCGATGGTGATGATGCGCAACGCGGTGCACTCCGCGTTGATGCTCGTCCTCAACCTGTTCACGATCGCCGCGTTCTACGCGATGCTCGAGGCGCAGTTCCTCGCGGTCATCCAGATCATCGTCTACGCCGGCGCGATCGTCGTGCTGTTCCTGTTCGTGATCATGCTGCTGGGCGTCGGCGGTGGCCAGGCGTTCACCGGGCGGCTGCGGGGGCAGAAGGTCGCCGCCGTGTTGCTGGGGCTGGCGCTGTTCTCGGTGCTCGCCGGCATCACCGGTCCCTACTGGGGCGAGGCCGCGGCGTGCAACCTGCCGTTCGAGGTGCGAGCCGAGGGCGACGGGTTGCTGTGTGAGGGTCTGGCCGAGGCGAACGCCGAAGGCAACGTCCGTGGCGTGGGCCTGCTGATCTTCACCGACTACGTCTGGCCGTTCGAGGTGATGAGCGTCCTGCTCGTGATCGCGGCGCTGGGCGCGATGGTCCTCGGCAAACGATACGAGGACCCGGCCGACGTGGTCGATCAGCCGGCCGCGGCCGTGCCGGCGACCCGGGGGCCGTCGACGGCGGGCACGGCCTCGGCGAGCGCCGCGGGGTCGGCCGCGGACGAGCCGGGCGCGCGGGCCGAGGACGCGAGCCCGCCGGACACCGACGACGAGGACGACGTGCGCGGGGAGGGTCGCTAG